From Mesoaciditoga lauensis cd-1655R = DSM 25116, a single genomic window includes:
- a CDS encoding ATP-binding cassette domain-containing protein, which produces MEQIVKRFPGVLANDHVDLFVKKGEIHAIVGENGAGKTTLMSQLYGLINPNSGKIYINGVETKIKNPNDAIAAKIGMVHQHFMLVERLSVVENVVLGMEPSRGPFFATDVARKQIKELSEKFGLYVDPDAIIEDLPVGAQQRVEIIKVLYRGAEILILDEPTAVLTPQETDELFKVLRSLKEQGKTIILITHKLHEVMAVTDSVTVMRLGKVTGVVKTSETNPKELAHMMVGRDVLLRVEKDEAKVGDKIFEVKKLYVNENRGLRAVNGISLSVRKGEIVGIAGVAGNGQSELVEAITGLRKVEEGKVIFKGIDITNFTPKKRREMGMGHVPEDRLKRGMVTSFPIYYNFILGKHDDPQFCDGAFLKIQEIKKFAEDLVKKFDVRPPLINLYGANLSGGNQQKVIIAREIAFNPDFLVVSQPTRGLDIGAIEFIHKAIISMRDRGIGVLLISMELEEIFSLSDRILVMYEGEIMGEVTPETTSTEEVGLMMAGHRLEDLRAQETQEV; this is translated from the coding sequence ATGGAACAAATCGTCAAAAGATTTCCTGGCGTGCTCGCCAACGATCATGTTGATCTTTTTGTAAAGAAAGGCGAGATCCACGCGATAGTTGGCGAAAATGGAGCTGGAAAAACAACTCTGATGAGCCAGCTCTACGGTTTGATAAACCCCAATTCGGGTAAGATATACATAAACGGTGTGGAAACCAAGATAAAAAATCCAAACGATGCCATAGCTGCAAAGATAGGTATGGTTCACCAGCATTTCATGCTTGTTGAAAGGTTAAGTGTCGTTGAAAACGTCGTGTTGGGAATGGAACCATCTCGAGGCCCATTTTTCGCGACGGATGTTGCTCGTAAACAGATAAAAGAACTTTCAGAAAAGTTTGGTTTGTACGTTGACCCGGACGCAATCATAGAAGATCTGCCGGTTGGCGCTCAGCAAAGGGTGGAAATAATAAAGGTTTTGTATAGAGGGGCGGAAATACTCATTCTTGATGAACCAACGGCCGTTTTGACCCCGCAAGAAACCGATGAACTCTTTAAAGTGTTGAGATCGCTGAAAGAACAGGGAAAAACCATTATATTAATAACCCATAAGCTTCATGAGGTTATGGCGGTTACAGATTCAGTAACGGTTATGAGACTTGGAAAAGTGACAGGTGTTGTGAAAACCAGTGAAACGAATCCAAAAGAATTGGCCCACATGATGGTGGGGCGCGATGTGCTTTTGAGAGTTGAAAAAGATGAAGCCAAAGTTGGCGATAAGATATTTGAAGTTAAGAAACTTTACGTTAACGAAAATCGTGGTCTAAGGGCTGTTAATGGCATCTCGTTGTCCGTGAGAAAAGGAGAAATAGTTGGCATAGCCGGTGTTGCGGGTAACGGACAATCCGAATTGGTGGAAGCTATAACGGGTTTGAGGAAAGTAGAAGAGGGGAAAGTCATCTTCAAAGGGATAGATATAACCAATTTCACTCCCAAAAAACGTCGCGAGATGGGAATGGGACACGTTCCAGAAGATAGATTGAAGAGAGGGATGGTAACCTCATTCCCGATATACTACAACTTCATACTTGGAAAACATGACGATCCGCAATTCTGCGATGGGGCTTTCCTGAAAATTCAGGAAATCAAAAAATTTGCGGAAGACTTGGTTAAGAAATTCGATGTAAGGCCTCCGCTTATAAATCTTTATGGTGCGAATTTGAGTGGTGGTAACCAGCAAAAAGTCATAATAGCGAGAGAAATAGCGTTCAATCCAGATTTTTTGGTTGTTTCCCAGCCAACACGTGGATTGGACATAGGAGCCATAGAGTTCATACACAAGGCTATCATTTCTATGAGAGATAGAGGAATAGGTGTTTTGCTTATTTCCATGGAGCTTGAAGAGATATTCTCACTGAGTGATCGAATTTTGGTTATGTACGAAGGAGAAATAATGGGAGAGGTTACGCCTGAAACAACCTCAACGGAAGAAGTTGGATTGATGATGGCTGGCCATAGGCTTGAGGATCTTCGTGCGCAAGAAACACAGGAGGTTTAA